A genomic segment from Luteolibacter ambystomatis encodes:
- a CDS encoding nucleotide sugar dehydrogenase, giving the protein MNLQQKLSAKTAVVGVVGLGYVGLPLVLAYARAGFKAVGFDIDPKKPEALHRGESYIKHIPGEHVEEARAAGTLDATTDFRRVSECDAIILCVPTPLDHHFEPDLSYVTDTLESVVPHLREGQAISLESTTYPGTTDEEVVTRVEAAGFKVGTNLFVVYSPEREDPGNPKFSATNIPKVVGGITPACLDAGVALYSAAFEQVVPVSSCKVAELTKLLENIFRAVNIGLVNELKVAADAMDIDIWEVIRAASTKPFGFTPFYPGPGLGGHCIPIDPFYLTWKAREYGVHTRFIELAGEINRSMPKYVIHRAMEALNSRGKAVKGSRVLLLGLAYKANVDDMRESPTFELMDRFLELGAQVDFHDPHVPVVGKTREHMNWAGKESVAWSKEVLGSYDCVVISTNHAAFNLDELAASADLIVDTRNAMAAVATREGQVVKA; this is encoded by the coding sequence ATGAATCTCCAGCAGAAACTTTCCGCCAAAACCGCCGTCGTCGGCGTCGTCGGCCTCGGTTACGTCGGCCTGCCGCTCGTGCTCGCCTACGCCCGCGCCGGATTCAAGGCCGTCGGCTTCGACATTGATCCGAAGAAACCGGAGGCCCTCCATCGCGGCGAGAGCTACATCAAGCACATCCCGGGCGAGCATGTCGAAGAAGCGCGCGCCGCAGGAACGCTGGATGCCACCACCGATTTCCGCCGCGTCTCCGAGTGCGATGCGATCATCCTCTGCGTGCCGACTCCGCTCGACCACCACTTCGAGCCGGATCTGAGCTACGTGACGGACACGCTGGAATCCGTGGTCCCGCACCTGCGCGAAGGCCAGGCGATCAGCTTGGAAAGCACCACTTATCCCGGCACCACCGATGAGGAAGTGGTGACGCGGGTGGAGGCCGCGGGTTTCAAGGTCGGCACCAATCTCTTCGTCGTCTATTCGCCGGAGCGCGAGGACCCGGGCAATCCGAAGTTCTCCGCCACCAACATCCCGAAGGTGGTGGGCGGCATCACTCCGGCCTGCCTCGATGCGGGCGTGGCACTCTACAGCGCCGCTTTCGAACAGGTCGTGCCGGTCAGCTCCTGCAAGGTGGCCGAGTTGACCAAGCTGTTGGAGAACATCTTCCGCGCGGTGAACATCGGCCTCGTCAACGAACTGAAAGTCGCCGCCGATGCGATGGACATCGACATTTGGGAGGTGATCCGCGCTGCCTCGACCAAGCCCTTCGGCTTCACGCCTTTCTATCCCGGCCCCGGCCTCGGCGGCCATTGCATCCCGATCGACCCGTTCTACCTGACGTGGAAAGCCCGCGAATACGGCGTACACACCCGCTTCATCGAGCTGGCTGGCGAGATCAACCGCTCGATGCCGAAGTACGTGATCCATCGTGCGATGGAGGCTCTCAATTCCCGTGGCAAGGCGGTGAAAGGCAGCCGCGTGCTGCTGCTCGGCCTCGCCTACAAGGCGAACGTCGATGACATGCGCGAGTCGCCGACCTTCGAGCTGATGGACCGTTTCCTCGAACTCGGCGCACAGGTGGATTTCCACGACCCGCATGTGCCGGTCGTCGGAAAGACCCGTGAGCACATGAACTGGGCGGGCAAGGAGTCCGTCGCCTGGTCGAAGGAAGTACTCGGTTCGTATGACTGCGTGGTGATCTCGACGAACCACGCGGCGTTCAATTTGGA
- the glf gene encoding UDP-galactopyranose mutase: MADKTHIDFLIVGAGFSGLVMAEQLSNAGWKCVIVDKRDHFGGNAYDRKDEAGVLIHPYGPHYFRTNSPRIVGYLSRFTDWHPVDYTIKSHAAGRYWSFPINLNTFEEWIGRPATTAEFETWLEEHREKIDKPANSEEVIISQVGRDLYELFFEGYTLKQWQRHPRDLDPSVCGRIPIRTNRDDRYLREEFQALPREGYTAMFQRMLESSPGAELHLGVDFEEAKNRWSYTHLVYTGPIDEYFDRCYGPLPYRSLRFEHESFTADELVEREAISGKQGFWQPAMQVNYPEADVPFTRIVEIKHATGQQTDATTIVREFPKAWTPGDEPFYPVPAADAKELYQRYAALAAGEENTTFTGRLATYRYYNMDQVTGMALTEAAKLLERFGVRERA; encoded by the coding sequence GTGGCGGACAAAACCCACATCGATTTTCTCATCGTCGGCGCCGGATTCTCCGGGCTGGTGATGGCCGAGCAGCTCTCGAACGCGGGCTGGAAATGCGTGATCGTGGACAAGCGCGATCACTTCGGCGGCAATGCCTATGATCGCAAGGACGAGGCGGGCGTGCTGATCCATCCCTACGGCCCGCACTATTTCCGGACGAACTCGCCGCGGATCGTCGGCTACCTCAGCCGCTTCACCGACTGGCATCCGGTCGACTATACGATCAAGAGCCACGCCGCCGGGCGCTACTGGAGCTTTCCGATCAACCTCAACACTTTCGAGGAATGGATCGGCCGCCCGGCCACCACGGCGGAGTTCGAGACCTGGCTGGAGGAGCACCGCGAGAAGATCGACAAGCCCGCGAACTCCGAGGAGGTCATCATCTCCCAGGTCGGCCGCGATCTCTACGAGCTGTTCTTCGAGGGCTACACGCTCAAGCAATGGCAGCGCCACCCGCGGGATCTCGATCCCTCCGTCTGCGGGCGCATCCCGATCCGCACCAACCGCGATGACCGCTATCTGCGCGAGGAATTCCAAGCCCTGCCGCGTGAAGGTTACACCGCCATGTTCCAGCGCATGCTGGAATCCTCGCCCGGTGCGGAACTCCACCTCGGCGTGGATTTCGAGGAAGCGAAGAACCGCTGGAGCTACACGCATCTCGTTTACACCGGCCCGATCGACGAATACTTCGACCGCTGCTACGGTCCGCTGCCCTACCGCTCGCTGCGCTTCGAGCATGAGAGCTTCACGGCGGACGAGCTGGTGGAACGCGAGGCGATCTCCGGCAAGCAGGGCTTCTGGCAGCCCGCGATGCAGGTGAACTACCCGGAGGCGGACGTGCCCTTCACCCGCATCGTGGAGATCAAGCACGCCACCGGCCAGCAGACGGACGCCACCACCATCGTGCGGGAGTTTCCAAAAGCGTGGACTCCGGGGGATGAACCGTTTTATCCCGTCCCCGCCGCCGATGCGAAGGAACTCTACCAGCGCTACGCGGCACTCGCCGCCGGGGAGGAGAACACCACCTTCACCGGCCGGCTCGCCACCTACCGCTATTACAACATGGACCAGGTCACCGGCATGGCCCTGACCGAAGCCGCCAAGCTCCTCGAACGCTTCGGCGTCCGCGAACGCGCATGA
- a CDS encoding UDP-glucuronic acid decarboxylase family protein, whose protein sequence is MSVKDSALLRGKTAVVTGGAGFVPSHLVERLLADGLKVIALDNFVTGHRRNIEHLIGNPDFQFIEQDVSESFEIEGPVDFVFHMASPASPIDYVKIPLETLKAGSYASHNALELARVKGATYLVASTSEVYGDPEIHPQPEGYWGNVNPVGVRSCYDEAKRYAEAVTMAYHRAHGVDTKIVRIFNTYGPRMRLDDGRVVPAFIGQALRGEPMTMFGGGGQTRSFCYVSDLVEGIWKLARSNTNDPVNIGNPHEMTIYQFGEAIARHFDIELEVENRPMPPDDPKVRKPDIARAKDVLHWEPVVSFDDGIARTIEYFRGVVATV, encoded by the coding sequence ATGAGTGTCAAAGATTCAGCTCTCCTGCGCGGCAAGACCGCTGTTGTGACCGGCGGTGCCGGATTCGTCCCCTCCCATCTGGTCGAGCGCCTGCTGGCGGATGGCCTGAAGGTGATCGCGCTGGACAATTTCGTGACCGGCCACCGCCGCAACATCGAGCACCTCATCGGCAACCCGGATTTCCAATTCATCGAGCAGGACGTGTCAGAGTCCTTCGAAATCGAAGGCCCGGTCGATTTCGTGTTCCACATGGCATCCCCGGCCAGCCCGATCGACTACGTGAAGATCCCGCTGGAGACGCTGAAGGCCGGTTCCTACGCCTCACACAACGCCCTCGAACTCGCACGGGTGAAAGGCGCGACCTATCTCGTGGCCTCCACCTCGGAGGTCTATGGCGATCCGGAGATCCACCCGCAGCCGGAAGGCTACTGGGGCAATGTGAACCCGGTGGGCGTGCGCAGTTGCTACGATGAAGCCAAGCGCTATGCCGAGGCCGTGACGATGGCCTACCACCGCGCCCACGGGGTGGACACCAAGATCGTCCGCATCTTCAACACCTACGGCCCGCGCATGCGTCTGGACGACGGCCGCGTGGTCCCCGCTTTCATCGGTCAGGCCCTCCGCGGCGAGCCGATGACCATGTTCGGCGGTGGCGGTCAGACCCGTTCGTTCTGCTACGTTTCCGACCTCGTCGAGGGCATCTGGAAGCTCGCACGCAGCAACACCAACGATCCGGTCAACATCGGCAACCCGCATGAGATGACCATCTACCAGTTCGGCGAGGCCATCGCCCGCCACTTCGACATTGAACTGGAGGTGGAGAACCGCCCGATGCCTCCGGACGATCCGAAGGTCCGCAAGCCGGACATCGCCCGCGCCAAGGATGTCCTGCACTGGGAGCCGGTGGTGTCTTTCGATGACGGCATCGCCCGCACCATCGAGTACTTCCGCGGAGTGGTGGCCACCGTCTGA
- a CDS encoding low molecular weight protein tyrosine phosphatase family protein, whose amino-acid sequence MLHVLFICSRNRWRSPTAEAVFADHPGIECASAGLSRDAENRLDSETVKWADLIFVMERHHKAKLSSQFRKELTEKRVVCLGIPDHYPFMDPRLVEILKTKVGKLL is encoded by the coding sequence ATGCTCCACGTTTTGTTCATTTGCAGCCGCAACCGCTGGCGGAGTCCGACAGCCGAAGCGGTCTTCGCAGATCATCCGGGGATCGAATGCGCGTCAGCCGGTCTCAGCCGGGACGCGGAGAATCGCCTCGATTCCGAAACCGTAAAGTGGGCGGATTTGATTTTCGTCATGGAGCGCCATCATAAAGCCAAGCTCTCTTCCCAGTTCCGCAAAGAGCTGACGGAAAAGCGGGTCGTGTGCCTCGGCATTCCGGACCACTACCCGTTCATGGATCCACGGCTGGTGGAGATCCTGAAAACGAAGGTCGGGAAACTGCTATAA
- a CDS encoding transcription termination/antitermination NusG family protein gives MRTQTKREHIAAGHLRELEGVEVFCPRLRYRKATRRGKIWWVEPLFPGYLLAKFDLAALERAVTFSQGVRGLVRFGGQIPPVPQGFVDLLQAEITERDTSEGDVLTVAPVIEEGEEVEVATGPLRGMKGTVVSVAPAPERVKVLLEFLGQEQVVDLDLFAILMPRKPRP, from the coding sequence GTGCGCACCCAGACGAAGCGCGAGCACATCGCCGCCGGACACCTGCGCGAATTGGAGGGGGTGGAGGTATTCTGCCCCCGCCTGCGCTACCGCAAGGCCACCCGCCGAGGGAAAATCTGGTGGGTCGAGCCGCTGTTTCCGGGCTACCTGTTGGCGAAGTTCGATCTCGCCGCCTTGGAGCGCGCGGTGACTTTCAGCCAGGGCGTGCGGGGATTGGTGCGCTTTGGCGGGCAGATTCCACCGGTGCCGCAGGGTTTTGTCGATCTGCTGCAGGCGGAGATCACGGAGCGGGATACCTCGGAAGGGGATGTCCTGACCGTGGCCCCGGTGATCGAGGAGGGAGAGGAAGTGGAGGTCGCCACCGGTCCGCTGCGGGGGATGAAAGGTACGGTGGTATCGGTGGCTCCAGCTCCGGAGCGCGTGAAGGTTCTTCTGGAGTTCCTTGGTCAGGAGCAGGTGGTGGATCTGGATCTGTTCGCGATCCTGATGCCGCGGAAGCCAAGGCCGTGA
- a CDS encoding GbsR/MarR family transcriptional regulator: MPQSSERDDAPSTGSLDPLERLVVDVFVDGVKVLGLPRSIGEIYGLLFISPVPLALDDLVERLDISKGSASQGLRALKGLGAVREVELNGGRRTYFEPAVELKRLVGGFIREQVRPHIESGKQKIGKLAEVAAREQDPERREFLEERIERLDNWLRRGGVMLPLIQRLLGQ, from the coding sequence ATGCCGCAGTCATCGGAGCGCGACGACGCCCCTTCCACTGGATCGCTCGATCCCTTGGAGCGCCTCGTCGTGGACGTATTCGTTGATGGGGTGAAGGTGTTGGGATTGCCGCGTTCGATCGGGGAAATCTACGGGTTGCTGTTCATTTCCCCGGTGCCGCTGGCGCTGGACGATCTGGTCGAGCGGCTTGACATCAGCAAGGGATCCGCCAGCCAGGGGCTCCGGGCCTTGAAGGGGCTCGGTGCGGTCCGCGAGGTGGAGTTGAATGGTGGACGCCGCACCTATTTCGAGCCGGCGGTCGAGCTGAAGCGCCTGGTGGGCGGCTTTATCCGCGAACAGGTCCGGCCCCACATCGAGAGCGGGAAGCAGAAGATCGGCAAGCTGGCCGAGGTCGCGGCCCGCGAGCAAGATCCCGAACGGCGCGAGTTTCTGGAGGAGCGGATCGAGCGGTTGGACAATTGGCTGCGGCGCGGAGGAGTGATGTTGCCTCTCATCCAACGGCTCCTAGGGCAATGA
- a CDS encoding flavin reductase family protein: protein MELDLLGAHAERAYPILASLVCPRPIAWVTTLNADGSVNLAPFSFFNLVGTDPPLLMVCPGDRHDGTPKDTALNAKERGEFVVHLVDEPLGEAMNRSSATLPYGASEVAKEGLELLSSSTIATPRLAAAPAALECKVHSVQLIGENRMILGLIQRVHVREDIYEPDSARIRVNAYHPVGRMASPNWYCTTRNQFEMVRPA from the coding sequence ATGGAACTCGACCTGCTCGGCGCGCACGCGGAACGCGCCTATCCGATCCTGGCCTCGCTGGTGTGCCCCCGGCCGATCGCCTGGGTGACGACGCTGAACGCGGATGGCTCGGTCAATCTGGCGCCGTTTTCCTTTTTCAATCTCGTAGGCACTGATCCGCCCCTGCTGATGGTCTGCCCTGGCGATCGTCACGATGGCACTCCCAAGGACACCGCCCTGAACGCGAAAGAGCGCGGCGAATTTGTGGTCCATCTGGTGGACGAGCCGCTGGGCGAAGCCATGAACCGCTCCTCCGCCACCCTGCCCTATGGCGCCAGCGAGGTGGCCAAGGAAGGACTGGAACTGCTCTCCTCCTCCACCATCGCCACGCCACGGCTGGCCGCAGCTCCGGCAGCGCTGGAGTGCAAGGTCCACTCGGTGCAGTTGATCGGGGAAAACCGGATGATCCTCGGCCTGATCCAGCGCGTCCACGTGCGGGAGGACATCTACGAGCCGGACAGCGCCCGCATCCGCGTGAATGCCTATCACCCGGTGGGCCGCATGGCCTCGCCTAACTGGTATTGCACCACCCGCAACCAGTTTGAAATGGTCCGTCCGGCCTGA
- a CDS encoding tRNA dihydrouridine synthase produces MDLLAPDRPSLVLAPMQDVTDLPFMRVIARRGAPDWFVTEYFRVYPDSRPDPYILRSITENKTDRPVFAQMIGRDIPALVKTAVELQRHPVAGIDLNLGCPAPVVCRKDAGGGLLRSPDQIDAIFGALREVIPGRFTVKTRIGYHDPEEFPRLLEVFAKHAIDLLTIHGRTVEERYQTPVHPDCVKLAAETLPCPVIANGNVVNIPTGLSYIQKTGAAGLMVGRGAIRNPWIFTQLKAAFAGEAAIQPTRRDLLEYAMELYAELAAETKRFNPLAHVQRMKKTMVYITQGLDQDFHHRICRAKTPEDFESACRDHLDHDAPLPDTPPDDTKLFCGFGELVK; encoded by the coding sequence TTGGATCTCCTCGCTCCAGACCGCCCCTCGCTCGTCCTCGCCCCGATGCAGGACGTCACCGATCTCCCATTCATGCGGGTGATCGCCCGGCGCGGTGCGCCCGATTGGTTCGTCACCGAATATTTCCGCGTCTATCCGGATTCCCGGCCCGATCCCTACATCCTGCGCTCGATTACGGAGAACAAAACCGACCGACCGGTATTTGCGCAGATGATCGGGCGGGACATCCCCGCCTTGGTCAAGACGGCGGTGGAACTCCAGCGCCATCCGGTGGCCGGGATCGACCTGAACCTGGGTTGCCCGGCTCCGGTGGTGTGCCGCAAGGATGCGGGTGGCGGGCTGCTGCGGAGCCCGGATCAGATCGACGCCATCTTCGGGGCGCTGCGCGAGGTGATTCCCGGTCGTTTCACCGTGAAGACCCGGATCGGCTATCACGATCCGGAGGAGTTTCCCCGGTTGCTGGAGGTTTTTGCCAAGCACGCCATCGACCTGCTGACCATCCACGGCCGCACCGTGGAGGAACGCTATCAAACCCCGGTCCATCCGGACTGCGTGAAGCTGGCGGCCGAAACCCTGCCCTGCCCGGTGATCGCCAACGGCAATGTGGTTAACATACCAACTGGTTTGTCTTATATTCAAAAGACGGGCGCGGCGGGTCTGATGGTGGGTCGTGGCGCGATCCGGAATCCGTGGATTTTCACGCAGCTAAAGGCCGCGTTCGCCGGAGAAGCTGCCATCCAACCAACCAGACGAGACCTTCTGGAATACGCGATGGAGCTGTACGCCGAACTGGCGGCGGAAACGAAGCGTTTCAATCCCCTCGCCCACGTCCAGCGGATGAAAAAGACGATGGTCTATATCACCCAGGGACTGGATCAGGATTTCCACCACCGCATCTGCCGGGCGAAGACCCCGGAGGACTTCGAATCCGCCTGCCGCGATCACCTTGACCACGACGCCCCGCTCCCGGACACACCGCCGGACGACACCAAGCTGTTCTGCGGCTTCGGGGAGTTGGTGAAGTAG
- the rmuC gene encoding DNA recombination protein RmuC, translating into MPPELQQHLPVIIAAVAGLFLGWLITKLAANSRHTAAAERLKAEERRAAEIEARLARLTEESTLNDQEASAVRSHLAELKTRLEEEQKAAKAKQELLDRAEQRLSDTFKALSADALKSSAEQFLQLAKTSLRAQTEEAKGEIEQRKTAIENLVKPVAESLGKFELRVGEIEKARVAAYAELQQQVKSLGEGQSGLQRETANLVKALRQPTGRGQWGEIQLRRVVELAGMQEHCDFETQHTATTDEGKRLRPDLIVKLPGGKTLVVDSKTPMDAYLDALEAADDATREDALRRHTRQVRTHIDQLSSKNYTAQFDHTPEFTVLFLPSESFFSAALQNDPGLIERGVDNGVILATPTTLIALLRAVAYGWRQEALAENAREISAMGRTLYERLGTLSGHFAKVGKSLDGAVQNYNNAVASFESRVLPAARKFEDLKAAAENAVLPEPEPVEKLARLPRDTAPETQAALPTIAVVEPEDDFTFVPDAGARNAASDLRSALE; encoded by the coding sequence ATGCCGCCCGAACTCCAACAGCATCTGCCCGTTATCATCGCCGCCGTTGCAGGCCTTTTCCTCGGCTGGCTGATTACAAAACTGGCCGCCAACAGCCGCCACACCGCCGCCGCCGAGCGTCTGAAGGCCGAGGAACGCCGCGCGGCCGAAATCGAGGCCCGCCTTGCACGCCTCACCGAGGAGTCGACCCTCAACGATCAGGAGGCCAGCGCCGTCCGCAGCCACCTCGCGGAGTTGAAGACGCGTCTGGAAGAAGAGCAGAAAGCGGCCAAAGCGAAACAAGAGCTTCTCGACCGCGCCGAGCAGCGCCTTTCCGATACCTTCAAGGCGCTCTCCGCCGATGCCCTGAAATCCTCCGCTGAACAGTTCCTCCAGCTCGCCAAGACCTCGTTGCGCGCCCAGACGGAGGAAGCGAAGGGAGAGATCGAGCAGCGGAAGACCGCCATCGAGAACCTCGTGAAGCCGGTGGCGGAATCGCTCGGGAAGTTCGAACTCCGCGTCGGTGAGATCGAGAAAGCCCGCGTGGCCGCCTATGCGGAACTCCAGCAGCAGGTGAAATCGCTCGGCGAAGGCCAGTCCGGCCTCCAGCGCGAGACCGCGAATCTGGTGAAGGCGTTGCGCCAGCCCACCGGTCGAGGCCAGTGGGGGGAAATCCAGCTCCGCCGCGTGGTCGAACTGGCCGGCATGCAGGAGCACTGCGATTTCGAAACCCAGCACACCGCCACCACCGATGAGGGCAAGCGCCTGCGCCCGGATCTCATCGTGAAGCTGCCCGGTGGCAAGACCCTCGTCGTCGATTCCAAGACGCCGATGGATGCCTATCTGGATGCGCTGGAAGCCGCGGATGACGCCACCCGTGAGGACGCGCTGCGCCGCCACACCCGCCAGGTCCGCACGCACATCGACCAGCTTTCCTCGAAGAACTACACCGCGCAGTTCGATCACACGCCGGAGTTCACGGTGCTGTTCCTGCCCAGTGAGTCGTTTTTCTCCGCGGCCCTCCAGAATGATCCCGGTCTGATCGAGCGCGGTGTGGACAATGGTGTCATCCTCGCGACGCCGACCACGCTGATCGCGCTGCTGCGGGCCGTGGCCTACGGCTGGCGTCAGGAGGCGCTGGCCGAGAACGCGCGCGAGATTTCCGCGATGGGCCGCACGCTCTACGAACGCCTCGGCACGCTGTCCGGACACTTCGCGAAGGTTGGCAAGTCGCTGGATGGCGCGGTGCAGAACTACAACAACGCCGTCGCCTCCTTCGAAAGCCGCGTGCTGCCCGCCGCCCGCAAGTTCGAGGACCTCAAGGCGGCGGCGGAGAACGCCGTGCTGCCGGAACCGGAGCCGGTGGAAAAGCTCGCGCGATTGCCGCGGGATACCGCGCCGGAGACGCAGGCCGCCCTGCCGACCATCGCCGTCGTGGAACCGGAGGATGATTTCACCTTCGTGCCCGATGCCGGTGCGCGGAACGCGGCGAGTGATTTGAGATCGGCGCTGGAGTAA
- a CDS encoding superoxide dismutase: MAFTLPELGYAYNALEPHIDARTMEIHHSKHHNAYVTNLNNAIAGKADLESKSAEDLVRNLAAVPEDIRAAVRNNGGGHVNHSFFWKVIAPGGAKAPSGALAKAIDDAFGSFDAFKEAFAKAGATRFGSGWAWLTKNAEGKLSVSSSANQDNPIMGKDFGGNGETPLLGLDVWEHAYYLNYQNRRPDYIAAFWNVVNWDVVAANYGA, from the coding sequence ATGGCCTTCACGCTTCCCGAACTTGGCTACGCTTACAACGCGCTCGAACCGCACATCGACGCGCGCACGATGGAGATCCATCACAGCAAGCACCACAACGCCTACGTGACCAACCTCAACAACGCGATCGCCGGCAAGGCCGACCTCGAGTCGAAGAGCGCCGAGGATCTCGTCCGCAATCTGGCCGCCGTGCCGGAAGACATCCGCGCTGCGGTCCGCAACAACGGCGGCGGCCACGTGAACCACTCCTTCTTCTGGAAGGTGATCGCCCCCGGCGGTGCCAAGGCTCCGTCCGGTGCGCTCGCCAAGGCCATCGACGATGCCTTCGGTTCCTTCGACGCCTTCAAGGAAGCCTTCGCCAAGGCCGGTGCCACCCGCTTCGGCTCCGGCTGGGCCTGGCTCACCAAGAACGCCGAGGGCAAGCTCTCCGTGAGCTCCTCCGCCAACCAGGACAACCCGATCATGGGCAAGGATTTCGGCGGCAACGGCGAAACCCCGCTGCTCGGCCTCGATGTCTGGGAGCACGCCTACTACCTCAACTACCAGAACCGCCGCCCGGACTACATCGCCGCGTTCTGGAACGTGGTGAACTGGGACGTGGTCGCCGCCAACTACGGTGCCTGA
- a CDS encoding DUF2238 domain-containing protein translates to MKRSGLLPLLACVLPVLAWSMWRPYDWLTWGMETAPVFIGLAGLFIAARKGWSFSSFALTCIALHMILLIVGGHYTYARVPLGEWAEDWFGFQRNHYDRLGHFAQGFVPAVLFREVMIRNRVIARRGWREFLTVCFCMAVSAVYELLEWCAALVSAQASEAFLGTQGDPWDTQEDMFTCLIGSLVAVVLTRFFQDRSIRKRS, encoded by the coding sequence ATGAAGCGTTCCGGCCTGCTGCCTCTTCTCGCCTGCGTCCTGCCCGTTTTGGCATGGTCGATGTGGCGTCCTTACGACTGGCTGACGTGGGGCATGGAAACCGCGCCGGTGTTCATCGGTTTGGCCGGGTTGTTCATTGCCGCGCGCAAGGGCTGGTCCTTCTCAAGCTTCGCGCTGACATGCATCGCCCTGCACATGATCCTGCTGATCGTCGGTGGGCACTACACCTATGCGAGGGTGCCGCTTGGTGAATGGGCGGAGGATTGGTTCGGCTTCCAGCGCAACCATTACGATCGCCTCGGTCATTTCGCGCAGGGCTTCGTGCCCGCGGTACTGTTCCGCGAGGTGATGATCCGGAACCGCGTGATCGCGCGGCGCGGTTGGCGGGAGTTTCTCACGGTTTGCTTCTGCATGGCGGTGAGCGCGGTGTATGAGCTTCTGGAGTGGTGCGCCGCACTGGTGTCCGCGCAGGCATCGGAAGCGTTCCTCGGTACCCAGGGTGATCCATGGGATACGCAGGAGGATATGTTCACCTGCCTGATCGGTTCGCTGGTGGCGGTGGTGCTCACGCGGTTTTTCCAAGACCGCTCGATCCGGAAAAGGAGTTGA